The Neodiprion virginianus isolate iyNeoVirg1 chromosome 5, iyNeoVirg1.1, whole genome shotgun sequence genome contains a region encoding:
- the LOC124305712 gene encoding neurofibromin isoform X7, with protein MLQRVNELAPCGVGQRSFHFSDQDRHCYESIIIVLDTLERCLSNQPKDTTKFDETMNVKLLLREICQFIDVPNDSPQHAHLKNLASKVLFALSLNFFNAVFNRISARLQELSVSNEENPDYSDIELIQHINVDVHRLTRLLNETIQKFKQLKKSAHLVLINSLEKAIWNWMDTYPHEFANLQKKPNDDLSKVCGELFDILDTFADNKKGRAAAVWPLQIMLLILSPKVLEEIVNADSGAPCSPRHSKKKQFIDSVKRGLGMHGGSSRQLVEAAAVTCVKLCKASTYINILDSNNVAFTLVQNVINDLKALLFNPCKPFSRGQNYIAQDIDLMIDCFISCFRIKPHNNEALKVCLNLNFPSTYQFVLVSSLYKIITQPRLLWWPQIDLVYSRSAELRAMFTDALNKVAQGYISHAPLRMIQSLTLKGKEQSKYKDRGEDISGYRNLLLWMVRLIHADPMLMLNNQGKAGHEIQSSTLELINGLVSLVHQPTMPDVAHEAMEALLVLHHPDKIKAWNPEAPINTFWDVSSQVLFSISQKLIQHQIVNYTDILKWLREILVCRNAFLTQNKDYANVGSQIAICKQAHIKLEVVFFMYLWSIDMEAVLVAMSCFALLCEEADIRCGSDEVAVTCLLPNYHLYIELAQASTILTTASGESRIYYHEHNHGRAALQKRIMTLLRKIEHCVNGVQPAWEETFRNWELACRQLSNYRKTKSEDPQTEPSHRSTGKRRASHQNSEHELEEQINEWANMTGFLCAMGGVCLQRRSPSRPVSGLVSNSETKRSNTLANPNQEVQYCPVTQFVFNLLRLLICNNEKFGAQIQKHVKELVGHEMSPALYPILFDQIKSIVEKFFDQQGQVVVSDLNTQFIEHTIFIMKNVLDSKTDQPSEHLGVTSIEGMMLAIVRYVRHLDMTVHAIHIKTKLCQLVEVMMKRRDDLAFRQEMKFRNKLVEYLTDWVMGTSHQIAPPSGGDVTVITSIYSRDLDQACMEAVGALLRGLPLQPEESDRGDLMEAKSQLFLKYFTLFMNLLNDCSESTEEKEVVTRQRVTAGKLSTLRNATIQAMSNLLSANIDSGLMHSIDLGYNRDLQTRAAFMEVLTKILQQGTEFDTLAENVLADRLEQLVQLVTMISDKGELPIAMALANVVTTNQMDELARVFVTLFDAKHLLSPLLWNMFYREVEVSDCMQTLFRGNSLGSKIMAFCFKIYGASYLQSLLEPLIKPLLEDPVTHFEVDSARIDINEDIEKNGRNLIALTQRVFDAIVSSADKFPPQLRSMCHCLYQVLSKRFPQCPQNNIGAVGTVIFLRFINPAIVSPQEMGIVSKQVPTPVKRGLMLMSKILQNIANHVEFSKEQHMLPFNDFLRAHFEIGRRFFIQIASDCETVDQANHPMSFISDTNVLALHRLLWNHQERIGDYLSSSRDHKAVGRRPFDKMATLLAYLGPPEHKPVDSNLLFSSFDRWSSIDMSSTNFEEIMVKHNMHEKEEFKSIKSLNIFYQAGTSKQGYPVFYYIARRYKIGETNGDLLIYHVILTLKPFCHSPFELVVDFTHTCSDNRFRTEFLQKWFYVLPEVAYENIHAAYIYNCNSWVREYTKFHDRILAPLKGNRKVVFIEAPGRLNDLIDLEQQKLPGATLSLDEDLKVFNNALKLSHKDTKVAIKVGPTAIQITSAEKCKVLSHAVLLNDVYYASEIEEVCLVDDNQFTLTIANESGPLSFIHNDCDSIVQAIIHIRNRWELSQPDSVTVHQKIRPKDVPGTLLNMALLNLGSSDPNLRTAAYNQLCALTATFDLKIEGQLLETSGLCIPSNNTIFIKSVSEKLATNEPHLTLEFLEECIQGFRVSNIELKHLCLEYMTPWLVNLVRFCKPSDESKRQKQVTQILEKLITLTIEEVQMYPSIQAKIWGSIGQVPELIDMVLDNFIQRSVRYGLGTAMVEIMADTAVALASANVQLVAKKVIGRLCRVVDKTCTSPTALLEQHAMWHDIAILARYLLMLSFNNCLDVGRHLPYLFHTVTFLVCSGSLSMRASTHGLVINIIHSLCTCTKPSFSEDTQRVLRLSLDEFSLPKFYLLFGISKVKSAAVTAFRSSYRHSNEKWFGNERSLSGGQDRERLALTSLEVITDALLEIMEACMRDIPDCDWLQTWTTLAKSFAFCFNPALQPRALIVFGCISKSITDQDIKQLLRILVKALESFDDIILLEAIVMCLTRLQPLLRPESPIHRSLFWVATSVLQLDEASLYASGLALLEQNLHTLDSQGIFDDKTLEQVMMSTREPLEWHFKQLDHAVGLSFKTNFHFALVGHLLKGYRHPTPTTVSRTARVLTMLLAIVAKPLRRDKFEVTLDSVAYLAALVSVSEEVRSRCHIRHSLGRAVAESGSTDFLDTLVPHNTDSTGGMTNPANRRQKSWDLLDQSAITQAKQQKQHTPHQTGRILFKTQRSFSVPTTKEAKPINDSEAKNRSARVSVSNENNVLLDPEVLTDFPTQTLVLTVLATLVKYSTDENETRILYQYLAEASVVFPKVFPVIHNLLDAKITSVLSSCHDQVILSAVQAIIQNMIACEDTSQQQLHFLQSCGFGGLWRFAGPYTKCNPTAESAELFVNCLEAMVETCLPVEEGEGMFNSEQSSRDERVSIGDSQYSSTLGVNSVSTMNVAATSSSSLNMVSPIEKESDILSTTSLDRYHTRGRKASLTTGILIPASSSNGTGGIHLA; from the exons ATGCTGCAACGTGTCAACGAGTTGGCACCTTGCGGTGTTGGTCAACGTTCATTCCATTTTTCCGATCAAGATCGTCACTGCTACGAATCGATTATCATAGTCTTGGATACGCTAGAACGCTGCCTCAGTAATCAACCCAAAGACACAACAAAGTTTGACGAAACGATGAATGTAAAACTATTGTTGAGAGAGATTTGCCAATTCATCG ATGTGCCCAATGACAGTCCGCAGCACGCGCATCTCAAGAATCTTGCCAGCAAGGTCCTCTTTGCCCTTAGtttaaatttcttcaatgcagTCTTTAATAGAATTTCAGCCAGACTTCAAGAGCTGTCAGTATCGAACGAAGAAAATCCAGATTACAGCGACATAGAACTTATACAGCATATCAACGTTGATGTTCATAGATTGACGAGGCTTTTAAATG AAACGATTCAGAAGTTCAAGCAGCTGAAAAAGTCGGCGCATCTTGTGCTGATAAATTCGCTAGAGAAGGCAATATGGAATTGGATGGATACTTACCCACACGAGTTCGCCAATCTTCAGAAAAAGCCAAACGACGATTTGTCCAAAGTGTGTGGAGAGCTATTCGACATTCTAGACACATTTGCCGACAACAAAAAGGGCAGAGCAGCTGCCGTTTGGCCTCTACAGATAATGCTGCTGATTCTCTCTCCGAAAGTACTTGAAGAAATTGTAAACGCAGATTCGGGTGCGCCTTGTTCTCCTAGGCattcgaagaaaaaacagtTCATCGATAGCGTCAAGAGAGGGTTGGGCATGCACGGAGGTTCTAGCAGACAGCTAGTGGAAGCTGCCGCAGTAACATGTGTTAAACTTTGCAAGGCCTCTACTTACATAAACATATTAGATTCGAACAATGTTGCCTTTACCTTGGTACAAAATGTGATAAACGACTTGAAGGCCCTCCTCTTCAATCCATGCAAACCCTTCTCGCGTGGGCAGAATTACATTGCGCAAGACATTGATCTCATGATCGATTGCTTCATAAGTTGCTTTCGCATCAAACCCCACAACAACGAAGCGCTGAAAGTCTGTTTGAACTTAAACTTTCCTTCGACTTATCAGTTCGTCCTGGTCAGTTCGTTGTACAA GATAATCACACAGCCAAGATTACTTTGGTGGCCCCAGATAGATCTTGTCTATTCACGCAGCGCAGAACTGAGAGCCATGTTCACCGATGCTCTGAACAAGGTTGCTCAGGGTTACATATCGCACGCTCCGTTACGCATGATCCAGAGCTTGACACTCAAAGGCAAGGAACAAAGCAAGTACAAggatcggggagaagacatATCCGGATACAGGAATCTCCTTCTTTGGATGGTGCGACTGATTCACGCCGATCCCATGTTGATGTTGAAT AATCAAGGGAAAGCGGGCCATGAAATACAAAGCTCGACTCTCGAGCTGATCAACGGACTAGTTTCTCTGGTTCATCAGCCAACGATGCCAGATGTTGCGCACGAGGCGATGGAAGCTCTACTGGTTCTGCACCACCCTGACAAAATTAAGGCGTGGAATCCCGAAGCTCCAATAAACACATTCTGGGATGTCAGTTCTCAAGTCCTTTTCTCCATATCACAAAAACTGATCCAACACCAAATAGTAAATTACACAGACATACTGAAGTGGCTTAGAGAAATACTCGTCTGTAGAAACGCTTTCCTTACCCAAAACAAAGACTATGCCAACGTTGGCAGTCAAATCGCCATCTGTAAACAAGCTCACATTAAGTTGGAG GTGGTTTTCTTCATGTATTTATGGAGCATTGACATGGAAGCAGTTTTAGTCGCAATGTCATGCTTTGCACTCCTCTGTGAAGAAGCCGACATCCGTTGTGGCAGTGACGAGGTAGCAGTAACGTGCCTTTTACCAAACTACCACTTGTACATTGAACTTGCTCAGGCGTCGACAATCCTGACAACTG CCAGCGGAGAGAGTAGGATTTATTATCATGAACACAATCACG GTCGTGCTGCTCTGCAAAAAAGGATTATGACACTACTTAGAAAAATAGAACACTGCGTCAATGGTGTGCAACCT GCTTGGGAAGAGACATTCAGAAACTGGGAATTGGCTTGTCGGCAATTGTCAAATTACCGTAAAACAAAATCCGAGGATCCACAGACTGAACCATCGCACCGTAGCACTGGAAAACGGAGAGCTTCCCACCAGAATTCGGAGCACGAGTTAGAGGAACAGATAAACGAATGGGCAAACATGACTGGATTTTTATGTGCGATGGGCGGTGTGTGTCTCCAGAGGAGATCGCCCAGCAGGCCGGTGTCCGGTCTAGTTTCAAACTCTGAGACAAAGAGAAGCAATACCTTAGCAAATCCAAACCAGGAAGTACAGTACTGCCCGGTAACACAGTTTGTATTCAATCTCCTGAGGCTGTTGATATGCAACAACGAAAAGTTTGGCGCACAGATACAAAAGCACGTCAAGGAGTTGGTGGGACACGAAATGAGCCCAGCCTTGTACCCGATATTGTTTGACCAAATAAAGAGCATTGTAGAAAAGTTCTTTGACCAGCAAGGGCAGGTTGTTGTTTCGGATCTGAACACGCAGTTTATCGAGCACACAATATTTATTATGAAAAACGTTTTGGACTCGAAAACTGATCAGCCATCTGAACATCTCGGGGTAACCAGCATCGAAGGGATGATGCTTGCGATTGTCAGATATGTCAGGCATTTGGACATGACCGTTCACGCAATACATATTAAAACCAAATTGTGTCAGTTGGTGGAGGTCATGATGAAGCGGCGCGACGATTTGGCCTTCAGACAGGAAATGAAGTTCAGGAATAAGTTGGTAGAGTATCTCACAGATTGGGTAATGGGCACCAGTCATCAAATTGCACCTCCCAGTGGCGGCGATGTGACTGTTATCACTAG TATTTACTCTAGGGATTTGGACCAGGCATGTATGGAGGCTGTTGGAGCGCTGTTACGTGGATTACCCCTTCAACCCGAGGAGTCAGATAGAGGTGACCTAATGGAGGCAAAGTCACAACTCTTCCTGAAGTACTTTACCCTATTCATGAATTTGCTGAATGACTGCAGTGAATCGACTGAAGAAAAAGAGGTTGTAACGAGGCAAAGAGTGACCGCCGGGAAACTGTCCACTCTTCGGAATGCTACAATTCAAGCAATGAGCAATCTCCTCAGTGCTAACATTGATAGCGGCCTTATGCATTCGATTG ACCTCGGCTACAACAGAGACCTTCAAACACGCGCCGCGTTCATGGAAGTACTTACGAAAATCCTTCAGCAAGGTACAGAGTTTGATACTCTAGCCGAAAATGTGCTGGCCGATAGATTGGAACAGCTTGTCCAGCTCGTTACCATGATCAGTGACAAGGGAGAGTTGCCAATCGCTATGGCCCTTGCCAACGTGGTCACTACCAATCAGATGGACGAATTGGCGAGAGTGTTCGTCACCTTGTTTGACGCAAAGCATTTGCTGTCACCTCTCCTTTGGAATATGTTTTACCGCGAGGTTGAAGTCTCTGACTGCATGCAAACCCTCTTCAGAGGGAATAGTCTGGGAAGCAAAATCATGGCATTCTGTTTCAAAATATATGGTGCTAGCTACTTGCAGAGCTTGTTGGAACCTTTAATAAAACCATTGCTAGAGGATCCGGTGACCCACTTTGAAGTTGACAGTGCGCGGATCGACATTAACGAAGACATTGAAAAAAACGGGCGAAATTTAATAGCTCTTACTCAAAGAGTATTTGACGCTATTGTGTCGTCAGCAGACAA ATTCCCTCCACAGTTACGATCGATGTGTCACTGTTTGTACCAAGTGCTGAGCAAGAGATTCCCACAGTGCCCACAAAATAATATCGGAGCTGTGGGTACGGTAATATTTTTGCGATTCATCAATCCAGCGATTGTTTCGCCGCAAGAAATGGGGATAGTCAGTAAGCAAGTTCCTACACCGGTCAAGAGAGGCCTGATGCTAATGTCCAAAATTCTGCAGAACATCGCGAATCATGTGGAATTTAGTAAAGAGCAGCACATGCTCCCGTTCAATGACTTCCTTAGAGCACACTTTGAAATTGGCAGGAGATTCTTCATACAAATTGCTTCTGACTGCGAAACAGTGGATCAGGCGAATCATCCTATGTCTTTCATATCAGATACCAATGTTTTGGCTTTGCACAGACTTCTGTGGAATCACCAGGAGAGGATTGGAGATTATTTGAGCAGCAGCCGAGACCATAAAGCCGTTGGCAGGAGGCCGTTTGACAAGATGGCTACATTACTGGCTTATTTAGGACCTCCAGAGCACAAGCCGGTAGATTCAAA TTTGCTATTTTCATCCTTCGATCGATGGTCAAGTATCGACATGTCATCAACAAACTTTGAGGAAATCATGGTAAAGCATAACATGCATGAAAAGGAAGAGTTCAAAAGTATCaaaagtttgaatattttctatcAAGCTGGAACAAGCAAGCAAGGCTATCCTGTGTTCTACTATATTGCTCGGAGATACAA AATTGGTGAAACAAACGGCGACCTGTTGATCTATCACGTGATACTTACTCTGAAGCCATTTTGTCACTCACCATTTGAGCTTGTAGTAGATTTTACTCATACTTGTTCGGACAATCGTTTCAGGACGGAATTTTTGCAGAAATGGTTTTACGTTCTTCCCGAAGTGGCGTATGAGAACATTCACGCggcttatatatataattgcaATAGCTGGGTCCGCGAGTACACAAAGTTTCACGATAGAATTCTAGCCCCTTTGAAGGGGAATCGAAAGGTGGTATTCATAGAAGCTCCCGGGAGGCTGAACGATCTGATCGATCTTGAACAGCAAAAATTACCTGGTGCGACATTGTCCCTAGACGAAGATCTCAAGGTGTTCAACAATGCGCTCAAACTCTCGCACAAGGACACAAAAGTTGCCATTAAAGTTGGCCCTACCGCAATTCAAATAACTTCTGCTGAAAAATGCAAAGTTCTGTCTCACGCGGTGTTATTGAACGACGTTTATTACGCTTCTGAAATAGAGGAGGTCTGCTTGGTCGATGATAACCAGTTCACGCTCACAATAGCCAATGAATCTGGACCTCTTTCTTTCATACACAACGACTGTGATAGCATAGTGCAAGCTATTATTCATATAAGGAATCGGTGGGAGCTTTCCCAGCCAGATTCCGTAACTGTACACCAAAAAATACGCCCTAAAGACGTGCCTGGTACTCTGCTGAACATGGCTCTTCTGAATCTCGGTAGTTCAGATCCGAACCTGAGAACAGCGGCGTACAATCAGCTTTGCGCACTGACGGCGACGTTTGATCTCAAGATAGAAGGACAGCTATTAGAGACTTCAGGTCTGTGTATTCCCTCCAAtaacacaatttttattaaatcagTTAGTGAAAAACTAGCGACAAACGAACCACATTTGACACTGGAGTTCCTCGAGGAGTGTATTCAAGGCTTCAGGGTATCAAATATAGAGTTGAAGCATTTGTGCCTAGAGTATATGACCCCGTGGCTGGTGAATCTCGTGAGGTTTTGCAAACCCTCTGACGAGAGCAAGCGTCAGAAACAGGTAACTCAGATATTGGAGAAGCTGATAACTCTGACTATTGAAGAGGTCCAAATGTATCCTAGTATACAAGCAAAGATTTGGGGGAGTATAGGTCAGGTACCAGAGCTGATCGATATGGTCCTAGACAACTTCATACAACGGAGTGTTAGATATGGGCTTGGAACAGCCATGGTCGAAATTATGGCTGACACGGCCGTCGCTCTGGCTTCGGCGAATGTTCAGTTAGTGGCGAAAAAGGTCATTGGACGACTTTGCAGGGTCGTTGACAAGACGTGCACCTCTCCAACTGCTTTGCTGGAGCAGCACGCAATGTGGCATGACATTGCCATTCTGGCCCGATACTTGCTCATGCTATCCTTCAACAATTGCTTGGACGTGGGGCGGCATCTTCCGTACCTGTTTCACACTGTAACCTTCTTAGTTTGCTCCGGGAGTTTGAGCATGAGGGCATCGACTCATGGATTAGTGATTAACATTATTCATTCCTTGTGTACCTGTACCAAACCCTCCTTTTCAGAGGATACTCAAAGAGTGCTAAGACTTAGTTTGGACGAGTTTTCCCTCCCAAAGTTCTACCTGCTATTTGGTATAAGCAAAGTTAAGTCAGCTGCCGTTACTGCCTTTAGGTCAAGCTACAGGCATTCCAATGAAAAGTGGTTTGGAAATGAACGCAGCTTGTCCGGTGGACAGGACAGAGAAAGGTTGGCTCTCACTAGTTTAGAGGTGATCACCGATGCACTTCTTGAAATAATGGAGGCCTGTATGAGGGACATTCCTGACTGTGATTGGCTCCAGACTTGGACAACCTTAGCAAAGAGTTTCGCCTTTTGTTTCAATCCAGCTCTACAGCCCAGAGCTCTCATCGTCTTTGGCTGTATAAGTAAGAGCATTACAGATCAAGATATAAAACAATTGTTAAGGATACTTGTCAAGGCCCTCGAAAGTTTCGACGACATTATTCTTCTCGAGGCTATAGTTATGTGTTTGACTCGACTTCAACCCCTTCTTAGGCCC GAATCTCCGATACATCGTTCCCTCTTCTGGGTTGCAACCTCGGTGTTACAACTCGATGAGGCTTCTCTTTATGCATCTGGGCTGGCATTACTTGAACAGAACTTGCATACACTTGATTCTCAAGGGATATTCGATGATAAG ACTTTGGAACAAGTTATGATGTCTACTCGGGAGCCTTTAGAATGGCATTTTAAGCAACTGGACCACGCAGTTGGTCTGTCCTTCAAAACAAACTTCCACTTTGCTCTGGTAGGGCATTTATTGAAGGGCTATCGACATCCGACTCCTACAACTGTTTCCAGAACAGCGAGAGTGCTGACTATGCTATTGGCCATTGTTGCTAAACCCCTTAGGCGAGACAAGTTTGAAGTGACACTGGACAGTGTGGCTTATCTAGCTG CCTTGGTGTCGGTCTCTGAAGAAGTACGCAGTAGGTGTCATATTCGCCATTCGTTGGGTCGCGCAGTTGCAGAATCCGGAAGCACTGACTTCCTAGATACTCTAGTGCCGCACAATACC GATTCTACTGGCGGCATGACGAATCCCGCGAATCGAAGGCAAAAGTCGTGGGATCTCCTGGATCAATCGGCAATCACACAAGCGAAACAGCAGAAGCAGCACACGCCGCATCAG ACTGGCcgcattttatttaaaacacAGAGATCGTTCTCCGTGCCGACCACGAAGGAGGCCAAGCCGATCAACGACTCGGAAGCGA